From one Cydia strobilella chromosome 24, ilCydStro3.1, whole genome shotgun sequence genomic stretch:
- the LOC134752132 gene encoding gastrula zinc finger protein XlCGF57.1-like isoform X1: MEAYYSCSCCLLRPPDKGLKTLYNHLGKAEIYYDMLRECFDLNLSLGNDECGICEVCVGRLRDANEFKLQVQRVQDVLHKRLTGALPATAGDSIKIKLEKPTGDDDVSRGIKQERPEVEMADSSIVSVSLHEGSPVPFAQPIPTASHSVSVAPAPNVTRRRSHTGEKPYACNICDKRFGQKGHLNVHYANHIGKFKFSCELCKRGFVHKHQYITHKQTHTGEKPYECEICNKKFRQKGHLDVHRNSHSKYDQNHVEPGEINTCKKESSEEAEDREAAKYFTCDICKKQFVDKHYLDAHSKHHTGDYPFTCDVCTRKFNTQFALKTHKVDHSGGRPFKCEKCSKGYTTKGALNLHLKVHTEDYKYACHMCSKRYITKENFNVHMRVHTGEKPYTCVTCESKFRYLNNLRRHLLEKHDQVMDKQFSCDICGKRFALQGPLVKHMNKHTVQTDKERRKKEKKKKKETGDKKKDLAFMCEICSKRFSTIGILNNHRVTHNEERPFECEVCHKKYRTKTNLLDHMQVHEEKKHSCEVCGQPFRHKSALNVHIRRRHFENRPHVCDICNKAFVVLAQLKEHYRVHTGEKPYACEICYKKFPWQNGVKRHLKQVHNEKPSRFVKLKEVNKHD, translated from the exons ATGGAAGCATATTACTCATGTAGCTGTTGCCTCCTGCGCCCTCCGGACAAAGGCCTCAAGACACTATACAATCATCTTGGAAAAGCAGAGATATATTACGACATGTTGAGAGAATGCTTCGATttaaat CTAAGTTTAGGAAATGACGAATGTGGGATCTGCGAGGTGTGCGTGGGGCGGCTGCGGGACGCAAACGAGTTCAAGCTGCAAGTGCAGCGTGTCCAGGACGTACTGCACAAGCGACTCACGGGAGCACTCCCTGCCA cTGCAGGTGACAGCATCAAAATCAAGTTAGAGAAACCAACTGGAGATGACGATGTTTCGC GCGGTATCAAGCAGGAGAGGCCGGAGGTGGAGATGGCTGACAGCAGCATTGTATCAG TTTCATTACACGAAGGATCTCCAGTGCCTTTTGCTCAACCCATTCCTACCGCGTCCCACAGCGTTTCGGTCGCGCCAGCTCCGAACGTTACCAGGCGCCGCTCCCACACTGGAGAGAAACCTTATGCGTGCAACATATGCGACAAAAGATTCGGACAGAAGGGCCATTTAAATGTTCATTACGCAAACCATATAGGAAAATTCAAATTCTCTTGCGAATTATGCAAAAGGGGGTTTGTACACAAACATCAATATATTACTCATAAACAGACGCATACTGGTGAAAAACCATACGAATGTGAGATATGCAACAAGAAATTTAGACAAAAAGGCCATTTAGACGTACATAGAAATAGTCATTCTAAATATGATCAGAATCATGTAGAGCCAGGAGAAATAAATACATGCAAAAAAGAGTCTTCAGAAGAAGCAGAAGATCGAGAAGCcgcaaaatattttacatgtgaTATATGCAAAAAGCAATTTGTGGATAAACACTATTTAGACGCTCATTCCAAACATCACACTGGGGATTATCCGTTCACTTGCGACGTTTGTACAAGGAAATTTAATACGCAGTTTGCTTTGAAGACTCATAAAGTTGATCACTCGGGAGGGAGACCTTTTAAGTGTGAAAAATGCAGCAAAGGGTACACAACAAAAGGTGCTTTAAATCTTCATTTGAAAGTTCACACTGAGGACTATAAGTACGCATGTCATATGTGTAGTAAACGATACATAACAAAGGAGAATTTTAATGTACATATGCGCGTACACACAGGGGAAAAACCTTATACTTGTGTAACTTGTGAAAGTAAGTTCCGCTATTTAAATAACTTGAGGAGACATTTATTGGAGAAACATGACCAAGTTATGGACAAACAGTTCAGTTGTGATATTTGTGGGAAACGATTTGCATTACAGGGGCCTTTAGTAAAACATATGAACAAACACACTGTCCAGACTGACAAGGAAAGGAGgaagaaagaaaagaagaagaagaaggaaacCGGTGATAAAAAGAAAGACCTAGCATTTATGTGTGAAATATGTAGCAAACGATTTTCGACAATAGGTATTCTAAATAACCATAGAGTCACACATAATGAAGAAAGACCTTTCGAGTGCGAAGTATGTCATAAAAAATACCGAACGAAGACGAATTTACTGGACCACATGCAGGTGCACGAGGAAAAAAAACACTCGTGTGAAGTATGCGGCCAGCCATTCAGACATAAGTCTGCCTTGAATGTTCATATCCGACGGAGGCACTTCGAAAACAGACCACATGTTTGCGATATTTGTAATAAGGCTTTTGTAGTTCTTGCTCAATTAAAAGAGCATTATCGAGTACACACTGGGGAGAAACCGTATGCTTGCGAAATATGCTATAAGAAATTTCCGTGGCAAAACGGGGTTAAAAGACATCTTAAACAAGTTCACAATGAGAAACCTTCGAgatttgttaaattaaaagaagTGAATAAACATGACTAA
- the LOC134752132 gene encoding gastrula zinc finger protein XlCGF57.1-like isoform X2 — protein sequence MEAYYSCSCCLLRPPDKGLKTLYNHLGKAEIYYDMLRECFDLNLSLGNDECGICEVCVGRLRDANEFKLQVQRVQDVLHKRLTGALPATAGDSIKIKLEKPTGDDDVSRGIKQERPEVEMADSSIVSVSLHEGSPAPFAQPVPTASHSVAPAPNVTRRRSHIGEKPYACNICDKRFGQKGHLNVHHANHIGKFKFSCELCKRGFVHKHQYITHMQTHTVEKPYECDICNKKFRQKGHLDVHRNSHSKYDQSHVEPGEITTCKKESYEESEDRGAAKYFTCDICKKQFVDKHYLDAHSKHHSGDYQFTCDICTRKFNTQFALKTHKVDHSGGKPFKCEKCNKGYTTKGALTLHLKVHTEDYKYACHLCSKQFITKENFNVHMRVHRGQKSYTCVTCESKFRYINNLRRHLLEKHNQVMDKQFSCDTCGKRFALQGTLVKHINKHTVQTEKERRKKENKKKKETGDKKKNLEFMCEKCSKRFSTKGILKTHRETHNEEKPFECEVCHKKYRTKTNLLDHMQVHEEKKHSCEVCGQPFRHKSALNVHIRRRHSENRPHVCDICNKAFVVLADLKVHNRVHTGEKPYACEICHKKFPWQDKVKRHLKQVHNEKPSRFVKLKELNKYE from the exons ATGGAAGCATATTACTCATGTAGCTGTTGCCTCCTGCGCCCTCCGGACAAAGGCCTCAAGACACTATACAATCATCTTGGAAAAGCAGAGATATATTACGACATGTTGAGAGAATGCTTCGATttaaat CTAAGTTTAGGAAATGACGAATGTGGGATCTGCGAGGTGTGCGTGGGGCGGCTGCGGGACGCAAACGAGTTCAAGCTGCAAGTGCAGCGTGTCCAGGACGTACTGCACAAGCGACTCACGGGAGCACTCCCTGCCA cTGCAGGTGACAGCATCAAAATCAAGTTAGAGAAACCAACTGGAGATGACGATGTTTCGC GCGGTATCAAGCAGGAGAGGCCGGAGGTGGAGATGGCTGACAGCAGCATTGTATCAG TTTCATTACACGAAGGATCACCAGCGCCGTTTGCTCAACCCGTTCCTACCGCGTCCCACAGCGTAGCGCCAGCTCCGAACGTTACCAGGCGCCGCTCCCACATTGGAGAGAAACCTTACGCGTGCAACATATGCGACAAAAGATTCGGACAGAAGGGCCATTTAAATGTTCATCACGCAAACCATATAGGAAAATTCAAATTCTCTTGCGAATTATGCAAAAGGGGATTCGTACACAAACATCAATATATTACTCATATGCAGACTCATACTGTTGAAAAACCATACGAATGTGATATATGCAACAAGAAATTTAGACAAAAAGGCCATTTAGACGTACATAGAAATAGTCATTCTAAATATGATCAGAGTCACGTAGAGCCAGGAGAAATAACTACATGCAAAAAAGAGTCCTACGAAGAATCTGAAGATCGAGGAGCCGCAAAATATTTTACTTGTGATATATGCAAAAAGCAATTTGTGGATAAACACTATTTAGACGCTCATTCCAAACATCACTCTGGAGATTATCAGTTCACTTGCGACATTTGTACAAGGAAATTTAATACGCAGTTTGCTTTGAAAACTCATAAAGTTGATCACTCTGGAGGGAAACCTTTTAAGTGTGAAAAATGCAACAAAGGGTACACAACGAAAGGGGCTTTAACTCTACATTTGAAAGTTCATACTGAGGACTATAAGTACGCATGTCATCTGTGTAGTAAACAATTCATAACAAAGGAGAATTTTAATGTACATATGCGCGTACACAGGGGACAAAAGTCTTATACCTGTGTAACTTGTGAAAGCAAGTTCCGCTATATAAATAACTTGAGGAGACATTTATTGGAGAAACACAACCAAGTTATGGACAAACAGTTCAGTTGTGATACTTGTGGGAAACGATTTGCATTACAGGGGACTTTAGTAAAACATATAAACAAACACACTGTCCAGACTGAGAAGGAAAGGAGGAAgaaggaaaacaaaaaaaagaaggaaaCCGGTGATAAAAAGAAAAACCTAGAATTTATGTGTGAAAAATGTAGCAAACGGTTTTCGACAAAAGGTATTCTAAAAACCCATAGAGAAACACATAATGAAGAAAAACCTTTCGAGTGCGAAGTATGTCATAAAAAATACCGAACGAAGACGAATTTACTGGACCACATGCAGGTGCACGAGGAAAAAAAACACTCGTGTGAAGTATGCGGCCAGCCATTCAGACATAAGTCTGCCTTGAATGTTCATATCCGACGGAGGCACTCCGAAAACAGACCACATGTTTGCGATATATGTAATAAGGCTTTTGTAGTTCTTGCTGATCTAAAAGTTCATAATCGTGTTCACACTGGGGAAAAGCCGTATGCTTGCGAAATATGCCATAAGAAATTTCCGTGGCAAGACAAGGTTAAAAGACATCTTAAACAAGTTCACAATGAGAAACCTTCAAgatttgttaaattaaaagaattgAATAAATATGAGTAA